Proteins from a single region of Butyrivibrio fibrisolvens:
- the hisZ gene encoding ATP phosphoribosyltransferase regulatory subunit translates to MSKELVHTPEGVRDVYGRESYERSTVKHKIKEIMYRYGYENILTPTFEFFDVFAKEISQASARDLYKFFDNEGNTLVLRPDFTPSVARCIAKYFMEDTEPVRICYSGNIFINTHRLQGKLREHTQMGAELMCDGSVNADAEMIAMMIESIRATGLTDFKVTIGDADYFKGIIEEAGIDEDTEDQLREYLSGRNYSALEDYLHNLVKEGKIESKFADILIHMPDFTTADELEEGAADLVNSRSRSSIERLKNLYHLLDVYGASDNVSFDLAMLSEYNYYTGVMFRAYTYGVGDAIAKGGRYDNLLSKFGKDAPAIGYMVDLEYLMSALYNQKIDIPYSQEPEVVTYNDSNYEEKLAQVQRKRAQGYYIVLKHE, encoded by the coding sequence ATGAGCAAAGAACTCGTGCATACACCTGAAGGCGTAAGAGACGTTTATGGCAGAGAATCTTATGAGCGCAGCACAGTAAAACATAAGATCAAAGAGATCATGTACCGTTACGGATATGAGAATATCCTGACACCTACATTTGAATTCTTTGATGTTTTTGCCAAGGAGATAAGCCAGGCAAGTGCCAGAGACCTTTATAAGTTTTTCGACAACGAAGGTAATACACTTGTCCTTCGCCCTGATTTTACCCCATCTGTTGCAAGATGCATTGCCAAGTATTTCATGGAAGACACAGAACCGGTGAGAATCTGCTACAGCGGCAACATCTTCATCAACACCCATAGACTTCAGGGCAAGCTTCGTGAGCATACCCAGATGGGCGCTGAACTTATGTGCGACGGTTCAGTCAACGCAGATGCCGAGATGATCGCCATGATGATCGAGTCTATAAGGGCTACAGGCCTTACAGATTTCAAGGTTACGATCGGCGATGCAGATTATTTCAAGGGCATCATTGAAGAAGCCGGAATCGATGAGGACACTGAAGACCAGCTTAGAGAATATCTGTCAGGCCGCAACTACTCAGCATTAGAAGATTATCTTCATAATCTGGTAAAAGAGGGTAAGATCGAATCCAAGTTCGCAGATATCCTTATCCATATGCCCGACTTCACAACAGCCGACGAGCTCGAAGAAGGCGCAGCTGATCTTGTGAACTCAAGATCCAGATCTTCTATAGAAAGACTTAAGAACCTGTATCATCTGCTTGATGTATACGGCGCTTCTGACAACGTATCCTTCGATCTTGCCATGCTTTCAGAATATAACTACTACACAGGCGTTATGTTCAGAGCTTACACCTACGGCGTAGGTGATGCTATAGCCAAGGGCGGCCGCTACGATAATCTTTTATCAAAGTTTGGAAAAGATGCCCCCGCTATCGGATACATGGTAGATCTTGAGTACCTTATGAGCGCACTTTACAACCAGAAGATAGACATTCCCTACAGTCAGGAGCCTGAAGTTGTGACTTACAATGATTCTAATTATGAGGAAAAGCTTGCACAGGTACAGCGCAAAAGAGCTCAGGGCTACTATATAGTGTTGAAGCATGAGTAA
- a CDS encoding Holliday junction resolvase RecU, with product MATWNSRGLRGSILEDMINRTNEKYLMEELALIQKIPTPITPINIDKETRHITLAYFDQKSTVDYIGAVQGVPVCFDAKECAVDTFTLQNIHPHQVAFMENFEKQDGVAFFLIYYKSRDELYYLPFRDLKRFWDRAQAGGRKSFRIDELDEEYFIKHKADGLVPYLEALQKDLESRE from the coding sequence ATGGCAACTTGGAATTCTAGAGGTCTTCGAGGCTCTATCCTCGAAGACATGATCAATCGAACCAACGAGAAGTATCTTATGGAGGAGCTGGCTCTGATCCAAAAAATCCCCACTCCAATCACGCCTATAAATATAGATAAAGAGACCAGACACATCACACTGGCATATTTTGACCAGAAGAGTACCGTTGACTACATCGGTGCTGTGCAGGGTGTGCCTGTTTGTTTTGATGCCAAAGAATGTGCTGTAGATACCTTTACACTTCAGAACATTCACCCTCATCAGGTAGCCTTTATGGAGAATTTTGAGAAGCAGGATGGCGTAGCTTTTTTCCTAATATATTATAAGTCAAGGGACGAACTGTATTATCTACCTTTCAGAGACCTCAAGCGTTTCTGGGACAGAGCTCAGGCGGGAGGCCGTAAGAGTTTCAGAATAGATGAGCTTGACGAAGAGTATTTTATCAAGCATAAAGCAGACGGACTGGTACCTTATCTTGAGGCTTTGCAAAAAGACCTTGAGTCCAGAGAGTAA
- a CDS encoding RluA family pseudouridine synthase, which yields MKEITIKDNEAGKRLDKFLSQYLSKASTGFIYKMLRKKNIVLNGKKATGQEKLENGDTVTLWLSDETFLKFANDRLARAERGEEISVTEFTKAYKSIKGVEVIYETKDVLFVNKPVGVLTQKAEQGDTSLNEWIVGYLLHEKTIEPESLITFRPSVSNRLDRNTSGIVICAKTLQGAQMMAKGLKERTFKKYYRTVVSGIIDKSEEISGYLTKDTKTNTVTIRKVEVDYKSTNENSNKIAENNTDKTALKSEDSSYIETAYSPVSTNAKWNLTYLEVELRTGKTHQIRAHLSSIGHPIVGDPKYGDKNVNDSFKQTYGLKGQLLHCYRLEFPDDPEAFGDLAGKEIIAPLYSKFRNLVLDKFKIND from the coding sequence ATGAAAGAAATCACTATTAAAGACAATGAAGCCGGAAAGAGACTTGATAAATTCTTAAGCCAGTATTTATCTAAAGCATCTACCGGTTTTATTTATAAGATGCTTAGAAAAAAGAATATAGTCCTTAACGGCAAGAAAGCTACAGGCCAGGAAAAGCTTGAAAACGGCGACACTGTGACCCTATGGCTTTCTGATGAAACATTCCTTAAGTTTGCCAACGACAGACTTGCAAGAGCCGAAAGAGGCGAAGAAATATCCGTTACAGAATTCACCAAAGCTTATAAGAGTATAAAAGGTGTAGAAGTTATATATGAAACCAAGGACGTCTTATTTGTAAATAAGCCAGTCGGAGTCCTGACACAAAAAGCTGAACAAGGCGACACATCACTAAATGAGTGGATCGTTGGCTACCTTCTTCATGAAAAGACAATTGAACCCGAAAGCCTTATCACTTTCAGACCTTCAGTAAGTAACCGCCTTGACAGAAACACATCCGGAATAGTCATCTGCGCTAAAACGCTTCAGGGCGCCCAAATGATGGCAAAAGGCCTTAAAGAAAGAACCTTCAAGAAATATTACAGAACAGTTGTATCAGGAATCATCGATAAGTCCGAGGAAATATCAGGATATCTGACAAAGGACACTAAGACTAATACTGTAACTATAAGAAAAGTTGAAGTCGACTATAAATCAACCAATGAAAACTCAAATAAAATAGCGGAAAACAACACTGATAAAACTGCTTTAAAAAGCGAGGATTCATCATACATCGAAACCGCCTACAGCCCCGTTTCTACAAATGCCAAATGGAATCTTACCTATCTTGAAGTAGAACTCAGAACAGGTAAAACTCATCAAATCAGGGCACACCTTTCTAGCATAGGCCATCCTATTGTCGGTGATCCTAAATATGGCGACAAGAACGTCAATGACAGTTTCAAACAGACCTACGGCCTCAAAGGCCAGCTGCTTCACTGTTATAGACTAGAATTCCCTGATGATCCAGAAGCGTTTGGTGATCTTGCAGGTAAAGAGATCATCGCACCGCTGTATTCTAAGTTTAGAAATCTTGTATTAGACAAATTTAAAATAAATGATTGA
- a CDS encoding pseudouridine synthase produces the protein MQRLDKFLADFGIGTRKQIKEHIKNGAVTVNGQPVKKADMHIDENADKVTFMGQELVFEKFRYYMLNKPDGVISATKDGRTTTVLNLLSDENIKDLSPVGRLDIDTEGLLLITNDGQLIHRLLSPAHHVDKEYEVHLRSELSDSDIEKLEQGVDIGDVKKDGSPDITMPAVLRRGEADDQGRPVVYLTIHEGRFHQVKRMMEAVGNEVLYLRRIRMGDVKLDESLALGEYRRLTDEEVAALSK, from the coding sequence GTGCAAAGACTCGATAAATTTCTAGCCGATTTTGGAATCGGTACAAGAAAACAGATCAAAGAACATATCAAAAATGGGGCAGTCACAGTAAATGGACAACCTGTTAAAAAAGCAGATATGCATATAGATGAAAATGCCGATAAAGTTACCTTTATGGGCCAGGAGCTTGTATTTGAGAAGTTCCGCTACTATATGCTCAATAAGCCTGACGGAGTAATATCTGCAACCAAGGATGGCCGTACAACAACGGTCTTAAACCTTCTTTCAGATGAGAATATCAAAGACCTTTCACCTGTCGGAAGACTTGATATCGATACAGAAGGACTTCTTCTGATAACTAATGACGGACAGCTCATACACAGGCTCTTATCGCCCGCTCACCACGTTGATAAGGAATATGAAGTGCACCTTAGGAGCGAACTTTCAGACTCCGACATTGAAAAGCTTGAACAAGGCGTAGATATAGGTGATGTGAAAAAAGACGGATCGCCAGATATCACGATGCCTGCTGTACTTAGAAGAGGCGAAGCCGATGACCAGGGACGTCCCGTTGTATATCTTACAATTCACGAAGGCAGGTTCCATCAGGTCAAAAGAATGATGGAAGCAGTCGGAAATGAAGTTCTTTACCTTCGCAGGATCAGAATGGGAGATGTAAAGCTTGATGAAAGCCTTGCACTGGGCGAGTACAGAAGGCTTACAGATGAAGAAGTAGCGGCACTTTCAAAATAA
- a CDS encoding N-acetylmuramoyl-L-alanine amidase, with protein sequence MRNKIKTFVSILSLTAMVFALIFTSESATVTVDAAKDKVVIVLDPGHGGTGDRNLGAQYNGISEKEITLKTANYAKAYLENFDNVTVYMTRTSDTEVTLEDRVKYAKSVNADFMYSIHFNASVEHDLCGSEVWVSAYDKYYENGYEFAAAEIQELSSLGLYIRGIKTRLGSNGDYYGIIRHARNYDVNAVIIEHCYLDHPADVAWLKSQADPYQTLAIADATAIAKYFGLKSTKLGLDYSTYKNVDIPTPTTVMGDDLTPPTVCTINSVTRDRSTGDITASITASDPDTPIIYYRYSFDGGKNWSYVVGWNRTKTTDTVVIKDPSIKATSLTIQVYNQYDGKTVSNTVTIQ encoded by the coding sequence ATGAGGAATAAGATTAAGACATTTGTTAGTATTCTTTCTTTGACAGCTATGGTTTTTGCTCTGATATTTACTTCTGAAAGTGCAACAGTAACTGTAGATGCTGCCAAAGATAAAGTTGTTATCGTACTTGACCCCGGACACGGCGGAACAGGCGATAGAAACCTTGGCGCCCAGTACAATGGCATTAGTGAAAAAGAGATCACACTTAAGACTGCAAACTATGCCAAGGCATATCTTGAGAACTTTGATAATGTCACAGTATATATGACAAGAACATCTGATACAGAAGTTACTCTTGAAGATCGTGTTAAGTATGCAAAGAGCGTTAATGCTGACTTTATGTACTCAATTCATTTCAATGCTTCTGTTGAGCATGACCTTTGCGGTTCAGAAGTCTGGGTTTCAGCTTATGACAAGTATTATGAGAACGGATATGAATTCGCAGCTGCTGAGATTCAGGAACTTTCAAGCCTCGGCCTTTATATAAGAGGCATCAAGACAAGACTTGGTTCAAATGGCGACTACTATGGAATCATCAGACATGCAAGAAACTATGACGTAAACGCAGTTATCATTGAGCACTGCTACCTTGATCATCCTGCTGACGTTGCATGGCTTAAGTCTCAGGCAGATCCTTATCAGACACTGGCAATAGCAGATGCAACAGCCATCGCCAAGTATTTCGGACTTAAATCAACCAAGCTTGGACTTGATTATTCAACTTATAAGAACGTAGATATACCTACACCTACAACAGTCATGGGCGATGACCTTACACCGCCTACAGTATGTACTATCAATTCTGTTACTAGAGACCGTTCAACAGGCGACATCACAGCAAGCATCACAGCTTCAGATCCTGATACACCAATCATCTATTACAGATACAGCTTTGACGGCGGCAAGAACTGGTCATACGTAGTTGGCTGGAACAGAACCAAGACTACAGATACTGTTGTGATCAAAGATCCGTCTATCAAGGCTACAAGCCTGACCATTCAGGTATACAATCAGTATGATGGCAAGACTGTAAGCAATACAGTTACAATTCAATAA
- the coaD gene encoding pantetheine-phosphate adenylyltransferase, whose product MKTAVYPGSFDPVTLGHLDIIKRASMMFDTVIVTVMHNSAKSSLFSVDERVKMIKEAVSEFGNVVVDSYDGLLIDYCKEKNIHIVVRGLRAITDFEYELQIAQTNRELSHNNVDSVFLTTNLRYSYLSSSTVKEIASYGGEVSGMVSENVFKALESKYNKHLN is encoded by the coding sequence ATGAAAACTGCAGTTTATCCCGGATCATTTGATCCTGTAACATTAGGACACCTTGATATCATAAAAAGAGCATCAATGATGTTCGATACGGTAATTGTTACCGTTATGCATAACTCTGCCAAGAGTTCGTTGTTTTCAGTAGATGAACGTGTTAAAATGATTAAAGAAGCGGTCAGCGAATTTGGGAACGTAGTAGTGGATTCGTATGATGGGCTGCTTATTGATTATTGCAAGGAAAAGAATATTCATATCGTAGTAAGAGGTCTTCGTGCCATTACTGATTTTGAATATGAATTGCAGATAGCTCAGACTAATCGCGAACTTTCTCATAACAATGTTGATTCAGTCTTTCTTACGACTAACCTTCGTTATTCATATCTTAGCAGCTCTACTGTTAAGGAGATTGCTAGTTATGGCGGCGAAGTTTCAGGCATGGTTTCTGAGAATGTGTTCAAAGCTCTTGAATCAAAATACAACAAACATCTAAATTAA
- the rsmD gene encoding 16S rRNA (guanine(966)-N(2))-methyltransferase RsmD, which produces MQKEDSAMRVIAGEARSIPLITPKGDDTRPTQDRIKETLFNMLQMEVPGAIFVDLYAGSGGIGIEALSRGAKHAYFIDRGGEPIKCITANVHKCHFDEKSTIIKKDAAMALRSIHEKEVDIIFIDPPYEADLYEHTLRTLSTLPYVTEFTTIICEAAMDEDFSFVEGMGYEIKREKTYKNNKHVFLKKVANS; this is translated from the coding sequence ATACAAAAGGAGGATAGCGCCATGCGAGTAATAGCAGGTGAAGCGCGTAGTATCCCACTTATTACACCGAAAGGTGATGATACACGTCCAACTCAGGACAGAATTAAAGAGACTCTTTTCAACATGCTTCAGATGGAGGTTCCGGGGGCTATATTTGTAGACCTTTACGCAGGAAGCGGCGGAATCGGGATCGAGGCTCTTTCAAGAGGCGCTAAGCACGCCTATTTTATAGACAGAGGCGGCGAGCCCATTAAGTGCATCACAGCCAATGTCCACAAATGCCATTTTGATGAGAAGTCAACTATCATCAAGAAGGATGCTGCAATGGCCCTTCGTTCCATTCATGAAAAAGAGGTCGATATCATTTTCATTGACCCGCCATATGAGGCAGACCTTTACGAGCATACACTCAGAACTCTTTCCACACTTCCTTATGTGACTGAGTTTACAACCATCATCTGCGAAGCAGCTATGGATGAGGACTTTTCATTCGTAGAAGGAATGGGATACGAGATCAAGAGAGAAAAGACATATAAGAATAACAAACACGTCTTTTTAAAGAAGGTGGCAAACTCATGA
- a CDS encoding DNA topoisomerase (ATP-hydrolyzing) subunit A, producing the protein MEEQRIIRSEYSEIMQQSYIDYAMSVIVARALPDIRDGLKPVQRRTLYDMYELGIRYDRPYRKSARIVGDTMGKYHPHGDSSIYDCLVVMAQNFKKELPLVDGHGNFGTIEGDSAAAMRYTEARLARVTQEAFLADLDKDIVDFVPNFDATEKEPAVLPVKIPNFLVNGSEGIAVGMATSTPPHNLAEVIDAQIALMQDETLSTRQLMRYVKGPDFPTGGIVINKDELAAIYETGEGKIRIRGKVETEKAKNGHINLIISEIPYTMIGAGIGKFCADVAALAEKKVTNDIIDISNQSSKEGIRIVIELKKDTDVENFTNLLYKKTKLEDTFGVNMLAIYNGRPETMGLKSILQANIDFQFETARRKYTTLLQKETDKKEVQEGLIKACNVIDLVIEILRGSKTRAQAKDCLVNGVTDGINFKSRESVVMASQLHFTERQADAILEMRLYKLIGLELDALIKEHEETVANIYRYEDILEDRTSMSMVIQEELRSIRNEYKQKRKTEVGQFDEAVYEEKPEEEIDVAFIMDRFGYAKTIDATTYDKNFDTIKNDFKYSFKIKNTSRVCVFTHLGNLHTIKVQDLPAGKMRDKGVPIDNVSNYDTTKEQIIAVLPQSSLNIYRLLFVTKSAMMKIVSGGEFDVTRKLVAATKLSDGDELLSVSVVTDEESCVLYTENGYALRFLLEELPDQKKTAVGVHGMNLAKNDSVSDMWLLKPEESREVAIGEKSFDIGTIKIAGRNTKGSKLKLK; encoded by the coding sequence ATGGAAGAACAGCGTATTATTCGAAGTGAATATTCTGAAATAATGCAGCAATCTTATATAGATTATGCGATGAGTGTTATTGTTGCACGTGCTCTGCCGGATATCAGGGATGGTCTTAAGCCGGTTCAGAGACGTACACTTTACGATATGTATGAGCTTGGTATCAGATACGACCGCCCTTACAGAAAGAGCGCACGTATCGTCGGCGATACAATGGGTAAATATCACCCACACGGTGACAGTTCAATCTATGACTGTCTCGTAGTAATGGCTCAGAATTTTAAAAAAGAACTCCCGCTTGTAGACGGTCACGGTAACTTCGGAACGATCGAAGGTGACAGCGCAGCGGCAATGAGATATACAGAAGCAAGACTTGCCAGAGTTACACAGGAAGCTTTTCTTGCTGACCTTGATAAGGACATAGTTGATTTTGTCCCTAACTTTGATGCTACAGAGAAAGAACCCGCAGTTCTGCCTGTTAAGATCCCTAACTTCCTTGTTAACGGATCAGAAGGTATCGCTGTAGGTATGGCTACAAGTACACCGCCTCATAACCTTGCAGAAGTTATTGATGCTCAGATCGCTCTTATGCAGGATGAGACTCTTTCTACAAGACAGCTGATGAGATATGTAAAAGGACCTGACTTCCCAACAGGCGGAATCGTTATCAACAAGGACGAGCTTGCCGCTATCTACGAAACAGGTGAAGGTAAGATCAGGATCAGAGGTAAAGTTGAGACAGAAAAGGCTAAGAACGGCCACATTAACCTTATCATCAGCGAGATTCCATACACTATGATCGGCGCCGGAATCGGTAAGTTCTGCGCAGACGTAGCAGCCCTTGCTGAGAAGAAAGTCACAAACGACATCATCGATATCTCCAACCAGTCTTCAAAAGAAGGTATCCGTATCGTTATCGAGCTCAAGAAAGATACTGATGTTGAGAACTTCACAAACCTTCTTTACAAAAAGACCAAGCTTGAAGATACATTCGGCGTTAACATGCTTGCTATCTATAACGGACGTCCCGAGACAATGGGCCTTAAGAGCATCTTGCAGGCTAACATTGACTTCCAGTTCGAGACTGCCCGCCGCAAGTATACAACACTCCTTCAGAAAGAAACTGACAAGAAGGAAGTTCAGGAAGGTCTTATCAAGGCTTGTAACGTAATCGACCTTGTAATCGAGATCTTAAGAGGCTCTAAGACACGTGCTCAGGCAAAAGACTGCCTTGTTAACGGCGTTACAGACGGTATTAACTTTAAGTCCAGAGAGTCAGTAGTTATGGCATCTCAGCTTCACTTTACTGAGCGCCAGGCAGATGCCATCCTTGAGATGCGTCTTTATAAACTCATCGGTCTTGAACTTGATGCCCTTATCAAAGAGCATGAAGAGACAGTTGCCAACATTTACAGATATGAGGACATCCTTGAAGACAGAACTTCAATGTCCATGGTAATTCAGGAAGAACTAAGAAGCATCCGTAATGAATATAAACAGAAGAGAAAAACTGAAGTAGGCCAGTTCGACGAAGCTGTCTACGAAGAAAAGCCTGAAGAAGAGATAGATGTAGCATTTATCATGGATCGTTTCGGCTATGCAAAGACAATCGACGCTACAACCTATGATAAAAACTTTGACACTATCAAGAACGACTTCAAATACAGCTTTAAGATCAAGAACACAAGCCGAGTATGCGTATTTACTCACCTTGGTAACCTTCATACCATCAAAGTCCAGGATCTTCCTGCAGGTAAGATGCGTGACAAGGGCGTACCTATTGATAATGTCTCTAACTACGACACAACCAAGGAGCAGATCATAGCAGTTCTGCCGCAGTCATCACTCAATATTTATCGCTTGCTTTTTGTTACCAAATCAGCCATGATGAAGATAGTAAGCGGTGGCGAGTTCGACGTTACAAGAAAGCTCGTAGCAGCTACAAAGCTTTCAGACGGAGATGAGCTTTTAAGCGTATCTGTAGTTACAGATGAAGAAAGCTGCGTACTCTATACTGAGAACGGCTATGCACTTAGATTCCTGCTTGAAGAACTTCCTGATCAGAAAAAGACTGCAGTTGGTGTTCACGGTATGAACCTTGCCAAGAATGACAGCGTAAGCGACATGTGGCTTTTAAAACCAGAGGAATCCAGAGAAGTAGCTATTGGCGAAAAGTCTTTTGACATAGGAACAATTAAGATTGCAGGCCGCAATACTAAGGGTTCAAAGTTGAAGCTTAAATAA
- a CDS encoding type IIA DNA topoisomerase subunit B: MSKSNEYDAGSITVLEGLEAVRKRPGMYIGSVSTRGLNHLVYEIVDNAVDEHLAGYCSKIHVTLEADGSATVEDNGRGIPVGMHAKGITAERVVLTMLHAGGKFDNASYKTSGGLHGVGSSVVNALSTWMKVRIKENGAIYEDSYERGVPTTELVNGLLPEVGKTREHGTTISFLPDPEIFEKTRFREEDIKNRLHETAYLNPELLIIYEDKRPGTEEHLEFHEPEGIRGFVKEMNRNAETLHDIVYFTGESENISVEVAFQYVNDFHEDVLGFCNNIYNSEGGTHITGFKTVFTTIINNYARELGNLKDKDQNFTGADVRNGLTAVISIKHPDPRFEGQTKTKLDNQDAGKVVSKITGDELTRFFDRNLETLKAVISCAEKAAKIRKTEEKTKTNLLTKQKYSFDSNGKLANCISKDAEKCEIFIVEGDSAGGSAKTARDRQYQAILPIRGKILNVEKASIDKVLANAEIKAMINAFGCGFSEGYGNDFDISKLRYNKIVIMADADVDGAHIATLLLTLFYRFMPELIQQGHVYIAMPPLYKVIPSKGKEEYLYDDKALEKYRATHKGNFTLQRYKGLGEMDADQLWETTLDPERRMMRVVEIDDAKTASHITELLMGNDVPPRRAFIHDHADDAELDFQA; this comes from the coding sequence ATGTCGAAATCAAACGAATACGATGCAGGCAGTATTACTGTCCTGGAGGGACTCGAAGCGGTCCGCAAGAGACCCGGAATGTACATCGGATCCGTATCTACAAGAGGACTTAATCACCTTGTATATGAAATAGTTGATAACGCAGTAGACGAGCATCTTGCCGGCTACTGTTCCAAAATTCATGTAACTTTGGAAGCAGACGGATCTGCAACTGTAGAAGATAACGGACGTGGTATTCCTGTTGGAATGCACGCTAAAGGTATTACCGCAGAACGTGTAGTTCTTACTATGCTTCACGCCGGCGGTAAGTTCGATAACGCATCTTATAAGACATCGGGCGGTCTGCACGGTGTTGGTTCATCCGTAGTTAATGCACTGTCTACCTGGATGAAAGTAAGAATCAAGGAAAATGGTGCTATTTACGAAGATTCTTATGAAAGAGGTGTTCCTACAACTGAGCTTGTAAACGGACTTCTTCCTGAAGTTGGAAAGACAAGAGAGCATGGAACCACAATTTCATTCCTTCCCGATCCTGAAATCTTTGAAAAAACAAGATTCAGAGAAGAGGATATCAAAAACCGTCTTCACGAAACTGCATATCTTAATCCGGAACTTTTGATCATCTATGAAGATAAAAGACCCGGAACAGAGGAACATCTTGAGTTCCATGAGCCTGAAGGAATTCGCGGCTTTGTCAAAGAGATGAACAGAAACGCTGAGACTCTCCATGACATCGTTTACTTTACAGGCGAAAGCGAGAACATTTCTGTAGAAGTAGCTTTCCAGTATGTAAATGACTTCCATGAAGATGTACTTGGTTTTTGTAATAACATTTATAACTCTGAGGGTGGTACACACATCACAGGCTTTAAGACTGTGTTTACTACAATCATTAATAACTATGCAAGAGAACTTGGAAACCTTAAGGACAAGGATCAGAACTTTACAGGTGCTGACGTTAGAAACGGCCTTACAGCTGTAATTTCCATTAAGCATCCAGATCCAAGATTTGAAGGGCAGACCAAGACTAAGCTCGATAACCAGGATGCAGGTAAAGTCGTATCCAAGATAACTGGTGATGAGCTTACAAGATTTTTTGACAGAAATCTTGAGACACTTAAGGCTGTCATCAGCTGCGCTGAGAAGGCTGCCAAGATCCGTAAGACAGAAGAGAAGACCAAGACAAACCTTCTTACAAAGCAAAAGTATTCTTTTGATTCAAATGGTAAACTTGCTAACTGTATCAGCAAAGATGCAGAAAAGTGCGAGATCTTCATCGTAGAGGGTGATTCTGCGGGTGGTAGTGCCAAGACTGCAAGAGACAGACAGTATCAGGCAATTCTTCCTATACGTGGTAAGATCCTTAACGTTGAAAAGGCTTCAATTGATAAAGTCCTTGCTAATGCTGAGATCAAGGCTATGATCAATGCTTTTGGCTGCGGATTCTCAGAAGGCTACGGCAATGACTTTGATATATCAAAGCTTCGTTATAACAAGATCGTAATCATGGCCGATGCCGACGTGGATGGTGCTCATATAGCAACACTTCTTCTGACACTGTTCTACAGATTCATGCCTGAGCTTATTCAGCAGGGTCATGTTTATATTGCAATGCCTCCTCTTTACAAGGTAATTCCTTCTAAAGGCAAGGAAGAGTATCTGTACGATGACAAGGCGCTTGAAAAGTACCGCGCAACTCACAAAGGAAACTTTACTCTTCAGAGATATAAGGGTCTTGGTGAGATGGATGCAGATCAGCTTTGGGAGACAACACTTGATCCTGAGCGCAGAATGATGCGCGTCGTTGAAATCGATGATGCAAAGACTGCATCTCATATTACAGAACTTTTAATGGGTAATGATGTTCCACCAAGACGTGCATTCATACACGACCACGCAGACGACGCGGAACTCGATTTCCAGGCATAA
- a CDS encoding DegV family protein yields the protein MSKIAIITDSNSGITQAEGEKLGIKVVPMPFTIAGTDYLEDINLTQEEFYTKLNDDEEVSTSQPSPGTLMDLWDEVLKEYDEIVYIPMSSGLSSSCASATSLSMDDDYEGKVFVVNNQRISVTMRNSVLDAIRLAEEGKTGAQIKEILEADKFNSSIYIMLDTLYYLKKGGRITPAAAALGTILRIKPVLQIQGEKLDSFAKARTTSQGQKIMLNAIKDDAEKRFGGLDPSNVRIDAAFTQDHEKAAEWKKMIEETFPGFDIHMDPLSLSVSCHIGPGALAVTITKILK from the coding sequence ATGTCTAAAATAGCTATAATTACAGATTCCAACAGTGGTATTACACAGGCAGAAGGTGAGAAGCTTGGTATTAAAGTTGTGCCAATGCCATTCACCATTGCAGGAACTGATTATTTAGAGGATATAAATCTTACACAGGAAGAGTTCTATACTAAGTTAAATGATGACGAAGAAGTATCTACATCTCAGCCATCCCCCGGAACTCTTATGGATTTATGGGATGAGGTTCTGAAAGAGTACGACGAGATCGTATACATCCCTATGAGTAGTGGTCTTTCTTCATCTTGTGCAAGTGCAACAAGCCTTTCAATGGACGATGACTATGAAGGAAAGGTATTTGTTGTTAATAACCAGAGAATCTCTGTTACAATGCGTAACTCAGTCCTTGATGCAATAAGACTTGCAGAAGAGGGTAAGACTGGAGCGCAGATCAAAGAGATCCTTGAAGCAGATAAGTTTAATTCCAGCATCTACATTATGCTTGATACTCTTTACTATCTGAAAAAAGGTGGTAGAATAACTCCTGCGGCTGCAGCACTGGGTACAATCTTAAGGATCAAGCCCGTTCTTCAGATTCAGGGTGAAAAGCTTGACTCTTTTGCCAAAGCCAGAACAACATCTCAGGGTCAGAAGATCATGCTTAATGCGATCAAAGATGATGCTGAGAAGCGTTTCGGCGGTCTTGACCCGTCAAACGTTAGAATTGATGCAGCATTCACACAGGATCATGAGAAAGCTGCCGAGTGGAAGAAGATGATCGAAGAGACTTTCCCTGGATTTGACATCCACATGGATCCGCTTTCACTTTCTGTATCATGCCATATAGGACCGGGAGCCCTGGCTGTTACAATTACCAAAATTCTTAAATAA